Part of the Methanobacterium paludis genome is shown below.
CCAATGAATTCATGCGTTTCAGGAGGAATTTTGTCCTTTGGAAAGTATCATGCAGGAGCCCTGGAAAGTTCCATGAGGGTTCTCCAGGAAGTGGTTCAGAAAGGTGTTGGAGGTCACACCGGACCTTTAAAGTCACACCACGATATCAATGCCGTTACAGAAATTCTCGTGGAAGAATTCCTTGAAAATGGTGAAAAAGTACCTGGTTTTGGACATAGATATCACACTGAAGACCCTCGGGCACGTAAGCTCATTAAACTCGCAAAAAAGTATGGATGTTCAGGAATACACACAGAATTTGCCCGTGCAATAGAAGACCGATTATACGAAATGAAAGGAATCCGAATGAATGTAGATGGAGCTAATTCAGGCATACTTTCAGACATGGGTTTTGACTGGAAGCTGGGGACGGGTATCTTCATGATTGGAAGATTACCAGCAATTGTTTCCCATGTATATGAAGAAAAAACA
Proteins encoded:
- a CDS encoding citryl-CoA lyase; the encoded protein is MATERKTVEEMLKLSAPKWRTAITKIEPNKIITRGYSQEDLIGNISFPEMVYLLLKGDIPSENESKMLESVLVSFCDHGITPPSTQVARLMASTGSPMNSCVSGGILSFGKYHAGALESSMRVLQEVVQKGVGGHTGPLKSHHDINAVTEILVEEFLENGEKVPGFGHRYHTEDPRARKLIKLAKKYGCSGIHTEFARAIEDRLYEMKGIRMNVDGANSGILSDMGFDWKLGTGIFMIGRLPAIVSHVYEEKTSESPFRKLFEVDEIHYNGVEEGKIDILKKLANKE